Proteins from a genomic interval of Kribbella aluminosa:
- a CDS encoding ROK family transcriptional regulator encodes MPRQTSRDLRNESRFEVLHALFALGPSTRQEIARHTGLSTATVATLVTQFLSEGVLRIATVEQNTVGRPYERLTIDPDRGRILGIDVAETYVDATVYDVLLQPLGQSQVPLDEHQNGQAYVVDGIVRAIDAAVTDGGIRRDQIIGAGVSMPGQVRPDAGVSVFAPNWDWHDVTIEALLAERLGLPVYVDNPLKAVALSELWFGVGRTTKSMAVVNLGTGVGAGIVIDRALLRGEANNAGEWGHTLLQLDGRACRCGRRGCVEAYLGVRGLQTTLTEIAPDHAALREAQQRGFVDAVADGLAHDDSALAELARRTSHYLAASLGDLVNLLNISHITLTGWTTSALSDWLIPAVRLELPDHVLPGSLPDLTVEASQVPGNPVALGMAAFSLEQFLRTLGLSSKAGLPASGRRLRV; translated from the coding sequence TTGCCGCGGCAGACATCTCGGGACCTGCGCAACGAGAGCCGGTTCGAGGTGCTGCACGCGCTGTTCGCCCTGGGGCCGTCGACCCGGCAGGAGATCGCCCGGCACACCGGGCTGAGCACGGCCACGGTGGCGACGCTGGTCACCCAGTTCCTGTCCGAGGGCGTGCTGCGGATCGCGACCGTCGAGCAGAACACGGTCGGCCGCCCGTACGAGCGGCTCACCATCGACCCCGACCGCGGCCGCATCCTCGGCATCGACGTCGCCGAGACGTACGTCGACGCGACCGTGTACGACGTACTGCTGCAGCCGCTCGGGCAGAGCCAGGTCCCGCTCGACGAGCACCAGAACGGGCAGGCGTACGTCGTCGACGGCATCGTCCGCGCGATCGACGCGGCGGTCACGGACGGCGGTATCCGGCGGGACCAGATCATCGGCGCCGGGGTGAGCATGCCCGGCCAGGTCCGGCCGGACGCCGGCGTCTCGGTGTTCGCGCCGAACTGGGACTGGCACGACGTGACCATCGAGGCGCTGCTCGCGGAGCGTCTCGGCCTGCCGGTGTACGTCGACAACCCGCTGAAGGCGGTCGCGCTGTCGGAGCTGTGGTTCGGCGTCGGCCGGACGACGAAGAGCATGGCGGTGGTCAACCTCGGTACGGGCGTCGGCGCCGGGATCGTGATCGACCGCGCGCTGCTGCGCGGCGAGGCGAACAACGCCGGCGAGTGGGGGCACACCCTGCTGCAGCTCGACGGCCGGGCGTGCCGGTGCGGGCGGCGCGGCTGCGTCGAGGCGTACCTGGGGGTCCGCGGCCTGCAGACCACACTGACCGAGATTGCCCCGGACCACGCCGCGCTCCGGGAAGCGCAGCAGCGGGGGTTCGTGGATGCGGTCGCGGACGGTCTGGCGCACGACGACAGCGCGCTGGCGGAACTGGCCCGCCGTACGTCGCACTACCTGGCCGCGTCGCTCGGCGACCTGGTGAACCTGCTGAACATCTCGCACATCACCCTCACCGGCTGGACGACGTCCGCGCTGAGCGACTGGCTGATCCCCGCGGTCCGCTTGGAACTGCCGGATCACGTCCTGCCCGGTTCGCTGCCCGATCTGACGGTCGAGGCGTCGCAGGTCCCCGGCAACCCGGTCGCGCTCGGGATGGCGGCCTTCAGCCTCGAACAGTTCCTGCGCACCCTCGGCCTGTCGAGCAAGGCCGGCCTGCCGGCGAGCGGGCGCCGGCTCCGCGTGTAG
- a CDS encoding beta-galactosidase: MTVSLDARGITIDGTPQVVLCASLFYFRLPREQWRERLEQVRGSGYTCVDVYLPWNFHELSPGRWAFDGRRDVAAFLDLAAETGLHVIARPGPYICSEWDGGALPAWLGLDPALRVRQNEPRYLAQVTAWFDQVLPILAARQHGAGGTVIMVQLENELDFFDCADRPGYISALRDLAVAHGIDVPLIACSGQGDLFGATGDVADVVPACNFYPDDGSPFVEEEVRRYARLLAERGLPLLVTETNRRHRTLRRLLASGASLIAPYLQSSGWNFGYAPSTGNWGRPGNFMSHGYDFGGYVSSTGVERPEYAEAQVLAWVLQALGPRLAAATPGAPIEVSADFPTSSSHSVLDLDGGGRLVAVPNLGTEDGHATIAGTTVAVAADSCPLMLLDLPLGETTLRLASADLMAARDDLLFCSSVPVTVIVGSTTEEIPVGTSRIVEGVTVTVEPPPEVAPPDAPGTHRPNVQRRTSAPPAIPAGTYEVPPPLELLGVHRGRGTYATTTDLTGELLLVGAADIVDLSIGGRVHTLAGFGATERIDVRGLEGELRATAEIWGHANFDDVRLPSMRLGSLRGLGTMWNVVGAQDISALWTVDGHWAGAPAPVRNLAGWSSTRVGTPITYTRRVDTKTPAALHLDGVRAPVSVTVDDGEALTVHREDPWALLPAGTKQVSLTLPHDPSAGGLRAELLTLSPVRDWTCSAQNDELLTEFASRREAGLDIELPLTLRPGEEAWLDLTLPTLENGALVRPEGAQVRVTGWASGECLGRVWLGDRPAFSGGDPDVLWIPPGWSGLALLVQGVDGPGTPELRAVRIEST, translated from the coding sequence GTGACAGTCTCTCTTGATGCGCGCGGCATCACCATCGACGGCACACCGCAGGTCGTGCTGTGCGCGTCGCTGTTCTACTTCCGGTTGCCGCGGGAGCAGTGGCGGGAGCGTCTCGAGCAGGTCCGCGGGTCCGGGTACACGTGCGTGGACGTCTACCTGCCCTGGAACTTCCACGAGCTCTCCCCCGGTCGCTGGGCGTTCGACGGCCGCCGGGACGTCGCCGCGTTCCTGGACCTCGCGGCCGAGACCGGGCTGCACGTCATCGCCCGCCCAGGTCCGTACATCTGCTCGGAATGGGACGGCGGTGCGCTGCCCGCCTGGCTCGGACTCGACCCCGCGCTGCGCGTCCGGCAGAACGAGCCGCGGTACCTCGCGCAGGTGACTGCCTGGTTCGACCAGGTGCTGCCGATCCTGGCGGCCCGTCAGCACGGTGCGGGCGGCACGGTGATCATGGTCCAGCTCGAGAACGAACTGGACTTCTTCGACTGCGCCGACCGGCCCGGCTACATCTCCGCGTTGCGCGACCTGGCCGTTGCCCACGGCATCGACGTACCGCTGATCGCGTGTTCCGGTCAGGGTGATCTGTTCGGGGCCACCGGCGACGTCGCGGACGTCGTACCGGCCTGCAACTTCTATCCGGACGACGGCTCGCCGTTCGTGGAGGAGGAGGTACGGCGGTACGCGCGACTGCTCGCGGAGCGTGGGCTGCCGCTGCTCGTCACCGAGACGAACCGGCGGCACCGGACGCTCCGCCGGTTGCTCGCGAGCGGCGCCTCGCTGATCGCGCCGTACCTGCAGTCCTCGGGATGGAACTTCGGCTACGCCCCCTCGACCGGGAACTGGGGACGGCCCGGGAACTTCATGAGCCACGGGTACGACTTCGGCGGCTACGTGTCGTCCACCGGCGTGGAGCGTCCGGAGTACGCCGAGGCGCAGGTGCTCGCGTGGGTGCTGCAGGCGCTCGGGCCGCGACTGGCCGCGGCCACTCCGGGCGCGCCGATCGAGGTGAGCGCCGACTTCCCGACGAGCTCGTCGCACTCGGTGCTGGACCTGGACGGTGGCGGCCGCCTGGTCGCCGTACCGAACCTCGGCACCGAGGACGGTCACGCGACCATCGCAGGGACCACGGTCGCGGTGGCCGCCGACTCCTGCCCGCTGATGCTGCTCGACCTGCCGCTCGGCGAGACCACGCTGCGCCTCGCGTCGGCCGATCTGATGGCTGCGCGGGACGACCTGCTGTTCTGCTCGTCCGTGCCGGTGACCGTGATCGTTGGGAGCACCACCGAAGAGATTCCGGTCGGTACGTCGCGGATCGTCGAAGGCGTCACGGTCACCGTCGAGCCGCCGCCGGAGGTCGCTCCGCCGGACGCCCCCGGCACGCATCGTCCGAACGTACAGCGACGTACGTCGGCGCCGCCCGCGATCCCGGCCGGAACGTATGAGGTTCCACCGCCGCTGGAGTTGCTCGGCGTGCACCGCGGGCGCGGGACGTACGCGACGACCACCGACCTGACCGGCGAGCTGCTGCTGGTCGGCGCGGCCGACATCGTCGACCTGTCGATCGGCGGCCGCGTGCACACACTGGCCGGCTTCGGGGCGACCGAGCGCATCGACGTCCGCGGGCTCGAGGGCGAGCTCCGGGCCACTGCCGAGATCTGGGGCCACGCGAACTTCGACGACGTACGGCTGCCGTCGATGCGGCTCGGTTCGCTGCGCGGCCTCGGCACGATGTGGAACGTCGTCGGGGCGCAGGACATCTCCGCGCTCTGGACGGTCGACGGCCACTGGGCCGGCGCCCCGGCTCCGGTGCGCAACCTGGCCGGCTGGAGCAGCACCCGAGTCGGGACGCCGATCACCTACACGCGCCGGGTCGACACCAAGACGCCGGCCGCCCTGCACCTGGACGGCGTCCGCGCCCCGGTCAGCGTGACCGTCGACGACGGCGAGGCGCTGACGGTCCACCGCGAGGATCCGTGGGCGCTCCTGCCCGCGGGCACCAAGCAGGTCTCACTGACGCTCCCGCACGACCCGAGCGCCGGCGGTCTCCGTGCCGAACTGCTCACGCTGAGCCCGGTTCGTGACTGGACGTGCTCGGCGCAGAACGACGAGCTACTGACCGAGTTCGCGTCCCGGCGCGAGGCAGGTCTCGACATCGAGCTGCCGCTCACGCTCCGGCCGGGCGAGGAGGCCTGGCTCGACCTGACGCTTCCAACGTTGGAGAATGGGGCGCTGGTACGGCCCGAGGGCGCTCAGGTCCGGGTCACCGGGTGGGCGTCCGGGGAATGCCTCGGACGCGTCTGGCTCGGCGACCGGCCGGCGTTCTCCGGCGGCGATCCCGACGTACTGTGGATCCCGCCGGGCTGGTCCGGGCTGGCGCTGCTGGTCCAGGGCGTCGACGGACCGGGCACACCGGAGCTTCGGGCAGTCAGGATCGAGAGTACCTAG
- a CDS encoding carbohydrate ABC transporter permease, translating into MATALSAATPARERSTTKERVVGVFRASPFSYATLILVSAVLCVPLVFVVSIALSSDQTVNANTFTILPREFHWENLTRVFGTDLPMQRFLLNSVIISAGAVLGQMLSSGLVGYAFARLRAPGKNALFIVVIATMMIPSQITMIPQFILFKDLGWVNTYLPLIVPNFFSNAFNVFLVRQFVSRLPSEIDEAAMVDGLGFFGIYRRIMLPMLAPVLIAIGIFTLTATWGDFMGPLIYLNDESKMPLALGVQYITSTSQALQSPPWNLVMVGSILLTLPMILVYYLGQRYLYEMDISGGSAGVK; encoded by the coding sequence ATGGCCACCGCACTCTCCGCAGCGACTCCGGCGCGGGAGCGCAGTACGACGAAGGAACGCGTCGTCGGGGTGTTCCGCGCGTCTCCGTTCAGCTACGCGACGCTGATCCTGGTGTCGGCGGTGCTGTGCGTGCCGCTGGTGTTCGTGGTGTCGATCGCGTTGTCCAGCGACCAGACGGTGAACGCGAACACCTTCACGATCCTGCCGCGGGAGTTCCACTGGGAGAACCTCACCCGGGTGTTCGGTACCGACCTGCCGATGCAGCGCTTCCTGCTGAACTCGGTGATCATCTCGGCCGGCGCGGTGCTCGGCCAGATGCTGTCCAGCGGGCTGGTGGGCTACGCGTTCGCGCGGTTGCGGGCGCCAGGCAAGAACGCGCTGTTCATCGTGGTGATCGCGACCATGATGATCCCGTCCCAGATCACGATGATCCCGCAGTTCATCCTGTTCAAGGACCTCGGCTGGGTGAATACCTACCTGCCGCTGATCGTGCCGAACTTCTTCTCGAACGCCTTCAACGTGTTCCTGGTCCGGCAGTTCGTCTCCCGGCTGCCGAGCGAGATCGACGAGGCCGCGATGGTCGACGGGCTGGGCTTCTTCGGCATCTACCGGCGGATCATGCTGCCGATGCTTGCACCGGTCCTGATCGCGATCGGCATCTTCACGCTGACCGCTACCTGGGGCGACTTCATGGGCCCGCTGATCTACCTGAACGACGAGTCCAAGATGCCGCTCGCACTGGGCGTGCAGTACATCACCAGTACGTCGCAGGCTCTGCAGTCGCCCCCGTGGAACCTGGTGATGGTCGGGTCCATCCTGCTCACGCTGCCGATGATCCTGGTGTACTACCTGGGACAGCGGTACCTGTACGAGATGGACATCAGCGGCGGAAGCGCAGGGGTCAAGTGA
- a CDS encoding carbohydrate ABC transporter permease: MSKLRRREALWFYLFASPWIIGFVVFLLGPMIASIYISLTDWDSFTPPKWVGLQNYTRLLTDDPVFWKALWNTFYYAAISVPLGLVIGLWLANLLNKQVRARKLFRTLIYLPTLVPLVATAMIFKMVLAPSGPLNDALGLFGIPGPSWLLEAAWVKPALILLSVWGAGGATVLLLAAMKGIPRELYEAAEVDGASPIRQFWSITVPQLTPIIFFNLIMGLIGAFQVFSQVYILTKGGPNNASQTMVPLLFDQAFSFYKMGYASAVSWLLFLVILVFTLLAFRTARRWVFYETEVK; encoded by the coding sequence ATGTCGAAACTGCGGCGCCGCGAGGCGCTCTGGTTCTACCTGTTCGCATCGCCGTGGATCATCGGCTTCGTGGTCTTCCTGCTGGGGCCGATGATCGCGTCGATCTACATCTCGCTCACCGACTGGGACTCGTTCACGCCGCCGAAGTGGGTCGGGCTGCAGAACTACACCCGGCTGCTCACCGACGACCCGGTGTTCTGGAAGGCGTTGTGGAACACGTTCTACTACGCCGCGATCTCGGTTCCGCTCGGACTGGTGATCGGTCTGTGGCTGGCGAACCTGCTGAACAAGCAGGTTCGCGCCCGCAAGCTGTTCCGGACGCTGATCTACCTGCCGACGCTGGTCCCACTGGTTGCCACCGCGATGATCTTCAAGATGGTGCTCGCGCCGTCCGGCCCGCTGAACGACGCACTGGGCCTGTTCGGCATTCCCGGCCCGTCGTGGTTGCTGGAAGCGGCGTGGGTGAAGCCCGCGCTGATCCTGCTGTCCGTGTGGGGCGCCGGCGGTGCCACCGTACTGTTGCTCGCGGCAATGAAAGGCATCCCGCGGGAGCTCTACGAGGCAGCCGAGGTGGACGGCGCCTCACCGATCCGGCAGTTCTGGAGCATCACCGTCCCGCAGCTGACACCGATCATCTTCTTCAACCTGATCATGGGGCTGATCGGCGCGTTCCAGGTGTTCTCCCAGGTGTACATCCTGACCAAGGGCGGGCCGAACAACGCCAGCCAGACGATGGTGCCGCTGCTGTTCGACCAGGCGTTCTCGTTCTACAAGATGGGCTACGCCTCGGCGGTCTCGTGGCTGTTGTTCCTGGTCATCCTGGTGTTCACGCTGCTCGCCTTCCGTACGGCCCGCCGCTGGGTGTTCTACGAAACCGAGGTGAAGTAG
- a CDS encoding ABC transporter substrate-binding protein: MLEGQAMTMDGTRLGRRGFLGMGLAAGVITLTACGSDNKTATASGDAEAADLVMTVWGGENDKTTYQKRIDLVTRKYPKLKITLQLIPNDGYAQKVQTMIAGGKGPDIMQVAESVNVYSSKNQIQPLDDLASKAGLDLQKRFGSIGKLYSYQDKVYAIPDRSGAMIVFYNKALFAAKGVKAPSADWTWDDALSAFKELTVPGKQWGYAGSGWWAQWWSFVYQNGGKIIDDSGKPAVASDEVVEALQWAGDLIFKHGVVPTQKDYANMGADVGGDQAFANGKVAVNTTGFWGIGGLTKSKIEWDIAPLWKGKQQAVTAFGSGLAISRTAKNPQAAFKAIDFLTSPDAQQQIIATGQDVPANLDVQKSDAFLKPSWMTKPVNLNVFGESSGFVYRAPFIPQWNELQKAFDDGLADFWLGKQDARTALTAIQKQLESIVKSS, translated from the coding sequence ATGCTGGAGGGTCAGGCGATGACGATGGACGGGACACGGCTGGGACGGCGTGGATTTCTCGGAATGGGACTGGCGGCCGGCGTCATCACGCTGACGGCCTGCGGATCGGACAACAAGACCGCCACCGCCTCGGGCGACGCGGAAGCCGCCGACCTGGTGATGACGGTGTGGGGCGGCGAGAACGACAAGACGACGTACCAGAAGCGGATCGACCTGGTCACGCGGAAGTACCCGAAGCTGAAGATCACGCTGCAGCTGATCCCGAACGACGGGTACGCGCAGAAGGTGCAGACGATGATTGCCGGCGGCAAGGGTCCGGACATCATGCAGGTCGCCGAGAGCGTCAACGTGTACTCGAGCAAGAACCAGATCCAGCCGCTCGACGACCTGGCGAGCAAGGCCGGCCTCGACCTGCAGAAGCGGTTCGGCTCGATCGGGAAGCTGTACTCGTACCAGGACAAGGTCTACGCGATCCCGGACCGGTCCGGCGCGATGATCGTGTTCTACAACAAGGCGCTGTTCGCGGCCAAGGGCGTCAAGGCACCGAGCGCGGACTGGACCTGGGACGACGCGCTGTCGGCGTTCAAGGAGCTGACCGTGCCGGGCAAGCAGTGGGGGTACGCCGGTTCGGGCTGGTGGGCGCAGTGGTGGAGCTTCGTGTACCAGAACGGCGGCAAGATCATCGACGACAGCGGCAAGCCGGCAGTCGCCTCCGACGAGGTGGTCGAGGCGCTGCAGTGGGCCGGCGACCTGATCTTCAAGCACGGCGTCGTACCGACCCAGAAGGACTACGCGAACATGGGCGCGGACGTCGGCGGCGACCAGGCGTTCGCGAACGGCAAGGTCGCGGTCAACACCACCGGTTTCTGGGGTATCGGCGGCCTGACGAAGTCGAAGATCGAGTGGGACATCGCACCGCTGTGGAAGGGCAAGCAGCAGGCTGTCACCGCGTTCGGCAGTGGCCTCGCGATCTCCCGTACGGCGAAGAACCCGCAGGCGGCGTTCAAGGCGATCGACTTCCTCACGTCACCGGACGCGCAGCAGCAGATCATCGCCACCGGCCAGGACGTGCCGGCGAACCTCGACGTACAGAAGAGCGACGCGTTCCTGAAGCCGTCGTGGATGACCAAGCCGGTGAACCTGAACGTGTTCGGTGAGTCGAGCGGCTTCGTCTACCGGGCGCCGTTCATCCCGCAGTGGAACGAGCTGCAGAAGGCGTTCGACGACGGGCTGGCCGACTTCTGGCTGGGCAAGCAGGACGCACGGACCGCGCTGACCGCGATCCAGAAGCAGCTCGAGTCCATCGTCAAGTCGAGCTGA
- a CDS encoding asparaginase — MTEPVILADVVRSGFVEGHHRGSVVVTSPDGSVEWSAGIVDEPMFPRSSNKPMQALGMLRNGLPLTNELLALAAASHSGEQFHLDGVREILAGVGLDETALRTPASYPLDDQSRDEWIRAGHAQERITMNCSGKHAAMIATCVQNGWPIHDPAREKSPDGVWGRDDYRSPEHPLQQAIRLAIEDTAGEKVAHVAVDGCGAPLVAISLAGLARSFGLFAAAPPETFEGRIATAFRQYPEYASGSRRDEAALMRAVPGLFCKIGAEGVYAAGLADGRGIAVKIEDGATRASSVAIAATLRRFGLDHEAIDKQVCFPLYGGSVEVGAVRPNPAVFG, encoded by the coding sequence GTGACCGAACCTGTGATCCTGGCCGACGTCGTCCGCAGCGGCTTCGTCGAAGGCCACCACCGCGGCTCCGTCGTGGTGACCAGCCCCGACGGCTCCGTCGAGTGGTCCGCCGGCATCGTGGACGAGCCGATGTTCCCGCGCTCCTCCAACAAACCCATGCAAGCCCTCGGCATGCTCCGCAACGGCCTCCCCCTCACCAACGAACTCCTCGCCCTGGCCGCCGCCTCCCACTCCGGCGAACAGTTCCACCTGGACGGCGTACGCGAGATCCTCGCGGGTGTCGGTCTGGACGAGACCGCGCTGCGTACGCCGGCGTCCTACCCACTGGACGATCAGAGTCGCGACGAATGGATCCGGGCCGGTCACGCGCAGGAACGCATCACGATGAACTGCTCCGGCAAACACGCCGCGATGATCGCGACCTGCGTCCAGAACGGCTGGCCGATCCACGACCCGGCCCGCGAGAAGAGCCCGGACGGCGTCTGGGGACGCGACGACTACCGCTCTCCGGAACACCCGCTGCAGCAGGCGATCCGGCTAGCCATCGAGGACACTGCGGGTGAGAAGGTCGCCCACGTGGCGGTCGACGGCTGCGGAGCTCCCCTCGTCGCCATCAGCCTCGCCGGCCTCGCCCGCTCGTTCGGCCTGTTCGCGGCGGCACCTCCTGAAACCTTCGAAGGACGCATCGCAACGGCCTTCCGGCAGTACCCTGAGTACGCCAGCGGAAGCAGACGCGACGAAGCCGCTCTGATGCGCGCCGTACCCGGTCTGTTCTGCAAGATCGGTGCGGAGGGCGTGTACGCCGCTGGGCTCGCGGACGGTCGTGGAATCGCGGTGAAGATCGAGGACGGCGCAACGCGAGCCTCGTCGGTCGCCATCGCTGCCACCCTCCGCCGTTTCGGCCTCGACCACGAGGCAATCGACAAGCAAGTCTGCTTCCCGCTGTACGGCGGCAGTGTCGAGGTCGGCGCGGTCCGACCGAACCCCGCTGTCTTCGGCTGA
- a CDS encoding GntR family transcriptional regulator, protein MLEDLTRAIYAGQYRPGDFLPTVRDLADEYGISPSTGRQAVNELQRMGLAYSGYVNGKRGVIVRSRGRTNFHATDALRPGRSGSGTDAFTENARRARRVPTKRFTMVMRVPPAHVAQRLGLPTDTIVVERTTLQLLDGEPWSRERSWYAPDLAAQTGLDTPHDIEEGTIRRLTERGFRETAHRDEVTDAAANDEDSTDLGVILGAPLLVQTRTAATDTRVTRVTQTVRLGGRNRLIWETGSAEGVDAIRRQLAEGSRLSDADDEAPSDGYGESIEGQEL, encoded by the coding sequence GTGCTGGAGGACCTGACCCGCGCGATCTACGCCGGCCAGTACCGCCCGGGCGATTTCCTGCCGACCGTCCGCGACCTGGCCGACGAGTACGGGATCTCACCATCGACCGGACGCCAGGCCGTGAACGAACTACAGCGCATGGGCCTCGCCTACTCCGGCTACGTCAACGGCAAGCGCGGCGTCATCGTCAGATCCCGCGGCCGGACGAACTTTCACGCGACCGACGCGCTCCGACCGGGGCGCTCGGGATCCGGAACCGACGCATTCACGGAGAATGCGCGCCGAGCCCGACGGGTGCCGACGAAGCGGTTCACGATGGTCATGCGTGTGCCACCGGCTCACGTTGCCCAACGTCTCGGGCTTCCCACCGACACGATCGTCGTCGAACGAACGACACTCCAGTTGCTCGACGGCGAACCTTGGTCACGGGAGCGGAGCTGGTACGCACCCGATCTCGCAGCGCAGACCGGGCTCGACACTCCGCACGACATCGAAGAAGGGACCATCCGACGCCTGACGGAACGGGGATTTCGGGAAACCGCGCATCGAGACGAAGTAACCGATGCTGCGGCCAACGATGAGGACTCGACGGACCTCGGCGTTATCCTCGGCGCGCCGTTGCTGGTGCAAACGCGTACGGCAGCCACCGATACACGCGTGACACGCGTGACCCAGACGGTGCGATTGGGCGGTCGTAATCGGCTGATCTGGGAGACCGGCAGCGCGGAGGGTGTCGACGCGATCCGCCGTCAGCTCGCGGAAGGAAGCAGGCTGTCCGACGCCGACGACGAAGCTCCGAGCGACGGGTACGGCGAATCCATCGAGGGACAAGAGTTGTGA
- the tgmA gene encoding putative ATP-grasp-modified RiPP, giving the protein MLRYADRLPLGAPSGRQSGVCSRPWGLSRLEPFLSVDQVPETVVDLDPKTQLARYVTPNGVITMAPGKHSRSRRGTEKGTKTGNRKDGSRPGGDTDHEQDTKLD; this is encoded by the coding sequence ATGTTGCGATACGCAGATCGTCTTCCGCTCGGTGCGCCCTCCGGGCGACAGTCGGGTGTTTGTTCGCGGCCCTGGGGCCTGTCACGCCTCGAGCCGTTCCTGTCGGTCGATCAGGTGCCCGAGACGGTGGTTGATCTCGATCCGAAAACCCAGCTCGCGCGGTATGTCACGCCGAACGGCGTGATCACGATGGCTCCTGGTAAGCACTCCAGGTCGCGGCGCGGTACGGAGAAGGGCACCAAAACCGGCAACCGCAAGGACGGCTCTCGACCAGGTGGCGACACCGACCACGAGCAAGACACCAAGCTGGATTGA
- the tgmB gene encoding ATP-grasp ribosomal peptide maturase, with translation MADKDPRPVMVVTELDDAHADLVIAELGERGVPVVRFDPGDFPDRLSMSAYIDDETDPGGFLGWMTTPSRVVALGAVRSLYYRRPTGFAYPRLEPQAARFAAAQARFGLGGVLTGLTGCRYVNHPHAIADAEYKPAQLAVAVEVGLNVPSTLITNDLMDAREFTAQQPTIYKPLYVGEYQSDDGQPASIWVREVTVQDLDESVSSTMHLFQARVEKEADLRVTVIGDATFCVRIDTDDPTQLDWRYDYDQLGYTVVQPPAGLVAAMQSYLKRFGLIFGCFDFALTEAGEAVFLECNPNGQWAWLEDETGEPMVAAMADLLAGGVR, from the coding sequence ATGGCGGACAAGGACCCGCGGCCGGTCATGGTCGTGACCGAACTGGATGATGCACATGCGGACCTCGTGATCGCGGAGCTCGGCGAGCGTGGCGTGCCGGTAGTTCGGTTCGATCCCGGCGACTTTCCCGATCGGTTGTCGATGTCGGCGTACATCGACGATGAGACCGACCCCGGTGGGTTTCTGGGCTGGATGACGACGCCGAGTCGGGTGGTGGCGCTCGGTGCCGTCAGGTCGCTGTATTACCGGCGGCCGACAGGCTTCGCCTACCCCCGGCTGGAGCCGCAAGCAGCGCGGTTCGCCGCGGCCCAGGCACGCTTCGGCCTGGGCGGTGTACTGACCGGGCTGACCGGGTGCCGTTATGTGAACCACCCGCACGCGATCGCGGATGCGGAGTACAAACCTGCCCAGCTTGCGGTTGCCGTCGAGGTAGGCCTGAACGTGCCGTCGACGCTCATCACCAATGATCTGATGGACGCCCGCGAGTTCACGGCGCAGCAGCCGACGATCTACAAGCCGCTGTACGTCGGTGAGTACCAGAGCGACGACGGGCAGCCTGCGTCGATCTGGGTGCGTGAGGTGACCGTTCAGGACCTGGATGAATCGGTCTCGTCGACCATGCATCTGTTCCAGGCGCGCGTCGAGAAGGAGGCCGATCTAAGGGTTACGGTGATTGGTGATGCAACGTTCTGCGTCCGCATCGACACGGATGATCCGACGCAGCTCGACTGGCGATACGACTACGATCAGCTCGGCTACACCGTCGTACAGCCTCCGGCCGGCCTGGTCGCGGCCATGCAGAGTTATCTGAAACGCTTCGGACTGATCTTCGGCTGCTTCGACTTCGCGTTGACGGAGGCGGGTGAGGCCGTGTTCCTCGAGTGCAATCCCAACGGTCAGTGGGCCTGGCTGGAGGACGAGACCGGCGAACCGATGGTCGCCGCGATGGCAGACCTGCTGGCAGGAGGCGTCCGGTGA